Proteins from a single region of Methanoculleus horonobensis:
- a CDS encoding DUF3427 domain-containing protein, whose translation MPKCTISETLFHWQSQSTTSASSPTGRRYIEHERQENRVLLFVREYNKVDGITQPYLSLGAVRYVSHEGSRPMSITWKLDHPMPAGFFLKANKMVVG comes from the coding sequence ATGCCCAAATGCACCATCAGCGAGACCCTCTTCCACTGGCAGTCCCAGAGCACCACGTCCGCGTCGTCACCGACCGGCCGGCGCTACATCGAGCACGAACGGCAGGAGAACCGGGTCCTCCTCTTCGTCCGGGAATACAACAAGGTCGACGGCATCACGCAACCGTATCTCTCCCTCGGAGCCGTCCGCTACGTCTCCCACGAGGGGAGCCGGCCCATGAGCATCACCTGGAAACTCGACCACCCGATGCCCGCGGGCTTCTTCCTGAAAGCGAACAAGATGGTGGTCGGCTAG